One Chloroflexota bacterium genomic region harbors:
- a CDS encoding zinc ribbon domain-containing protein — translation MPIYEYRCGNCCQTVEVLVMGGGDDPKCPNCGAPLFEKRISASHHRMGKPQSATGHTCCGREERCDKPPCDSGGGCHRDRR, via the coding sequence ATGCCTATCTACGAGTATCGTTGCGGCAACTGCTGTCAGACTGTTGAGGTGTTGGTCATGGGCGGGGGCGATGATCCAAAATGTCCCAACTGCGGTGCGCCCTTGTTTGAGAAGCGCATATCCGCTTCCCACCATCGGATGGGAAAGCCCCAAAGCGCCACGGGGCACACCTGCTGCGGGCGCGAGGAGCGGTGCGACAAGCCGCCCTGCGACTCGGGCGGAGGTTGCCACAGGGATCGGCGCTGA
- a CDS encoding MOSC domain-containing protein, translating into MAQGTLMAVCASTRRTDPKVDVGSGELRAGHGLVGDAHAGTGAFEVSLIAYESILRARDEFGIDARPGCFADNFAIQGLDIGAIRVGDRILIGPAILEVVQIGKPPDAPHTYDFHGVSLLRQEGVFCRVLQGGHVQRGDPVAHIAVGREAPRSESEPKEQSR; encoded by the coding sequence ATGGCCCAGGGCACTCTCATGGCAGTCTGCGCCAGCACAAGACGAACAGACCCGAAGGTTGACGTCGGCAGCGGCGAACTCCGCGCCGGACATGGCCTGGTGGGCGACGCCCACGCGGGCACCGGCGCGTTTGAGGTGAGCCTCATCGCCTATGAGAGCATCCTGCGGGCGCGCGACGAGTTCGGCATAGACGCGCGCCCCGGGTGCTTCGCCGACAACTTCGCCATCCAGGGGCTGGACATCGGCGCCATTCGCGTGGGCGACCGAATCCTCATCGGCCCGGCAATCCTGGAAGTTGTCCAGATCGGCAAGCCGCCCGACGCCCCGCACACGTATGACTTTCACGGCGTTTCGCTCTTGCGACAGGAGGGCGTGTTCTGCCGCGTCCTCCAGGGCGGGCACGTCCAGCGCGGGGACCCCGTGGCGCACATCGCCGTCGGGCGCGAAGCCCCTCGCTCCGAAAGCGAGCCGAAGGAGCAGTCCCGATGA
- a CDS encoding ATP-binding protein, which yields MRIVVASGKGGTGKTLVATSLALAAAEQGQVTLLDCDVEAPNAALFLKPELNRRVEAVSLIPEVDAGRCTLCGECGKVCQYHAIAVLPKKVMVFRELCHGCGSCAVNCPEHAISEIPFAIGLLEFGRAGEMAFGQGVLNVGEAMATPIIRRLKREAAAVTAPEEDIILDAPPGTSCPVIETLRGADFALLVTEPTPFGLHDLKLAAEVARDVLRIPTGVVINKDGVGDEGVEVFCREAGIPVLLRIPLDRRIAEAYSDGVPLIHALPEYRPAFEALLAHIRENAHGRSA from the coding sequence ATGAGAATCGTGGTCGCCAGCGGCAAGGGAGGGACGGGCAAAACCCTCGTAGCGACCAGCCTGGCGCTGGCTGCAGCCGAGCAGGGACAGGTTACGCTCCTGGACTGCGATGTAGAGGCTCCCAACGCAGCCCTGTTCCTAAAGCCGGAACTGAACCGTCGGGTTGAGGCGGTCAGCCTCATCCCCGAAGTGGATGCCGGACGTTGCACCCTTTGCGGGGAATGCGGCAAGGTCTGCCAGTATCACGCGATTGCCGTGCTCCCCAAAAAGGTGATGGTGTTCCGCGAACTGTGCCACGGGTGCGGCAGTTGCGCGGTGAACTGCCCGGAACATGCCATCTCCGAGATTCCGTTCGCCATTGGCCTGCTGGAGTTTGGGCGCGCGGGCGAGATGGCGTTTGGTCAGGGCGTGTTGAACGTAGGCGAGGCCATGGCCACGCCCATCATCCGCCGGTTGAAGCGGGAAGCGGCCGCCGTCACTGCCCCTGAAGAGGACATCATCCTGGACGCCCCTCCCGGCACGTCCTGCCCGGTGATTGAGACGTTGCGCGGCGCGGACTTCGCCCTGCTGGTTACGGAGCCGACGCCCTTCGGCCTGCACGACCTGAAACTGGCCGCGGAGGTCGCTCGCGACGTGCTGCGGATTCCAACCGGCGTGGTCATCAACAAGGATGGCGTCGGCGACGAGGGAGTGGAGGTCTTCTGCCGCGAGGCCGGAATCCCCGTGCTCCTGCGCATCCCGCTGGATCGGCGCATCGCCGAGGCCTACTCCGACGGCGTGCCTCTCATCCACGCGCTGCCGGAGTACCGGCCTGCCTTTGAGGCGCTTCTGGCCCACATCCGCGAGAACGCCCACGGGAGGTCGGCATGA